In one Lachnospiraceae bacterium GAM79 genomic region, the following are encoded:
- the gpr gene encoding GPR endopeptidase gives MERTIRTDLAIELREDIKDRGELDGIQIATKIHRQGIRTTTINVTNEKGAETLGKPLGTYITIECPEIREFDETIHEPLCRELSNNLKKLLGDASSVLVVGLGNREVTPDSLGPLVVDHLFITRHLGIEKIPVSGRQEYDISAICPGVMAQTGIETVEIIKGICGNIKVDAVLVIDALAARSSKRLNKTVQLTDTGISPGSGVGNNRMEINSDNIKTKVIALGVPTVISVPSIIDDSLDEIADAFDQIHGKKLVKELSEQQRYQIAYHLVEPELADMFVTPKNIDELVRRISFTISEAINGIIFRKDSYTDK, from the coding sequence ATGGAACGAACGATTCGGACAGACCTTGCGATAGAATTACGAGAAGATATAAAAGATCGCGGAGAATTGGATGGAATACAGATTGCGACAAAGATCCACCGGCAGGGTATCAGGACAACGACGATCAATGTAACAAATGAGAAAGGGGCAGAGACACTTGGCAAGCCTCTTGGAACTTATATTACGATCGAATGTCCGGAGATCCGGGAATTTGATGAAACGATCCATGAGCCGTTGTGCCGTGAACTATCAAATAATCTTAAAAAATTACTGGGAGATGCAAGCTCCGTTCTGGTCGTAGGTCTCGGAAACCGTGAGGTGACACCGGATTCACTCGGTCCGCTGGTTGTTGATCATCTCTTTATAACCAGACATCTGGGAATCGAGAAGATCCCTGTATCGGGCAGACAGGAATATGATATATCGGCGATCTGTCCGGGCGTTATGGCACAGACAGGAATTGAAACGGTGGAGATCATAAAAGGAATCTGTGGGAATATTAAGGTAGATGCGGTTCTTGTAATTGATGCTCTTGCGGCCAGAAGCAGTAAGCGGTTGAACAAGACTGTGCAGCTTACGGATACCGGGATCAGTCCGGGCTCCGGCGTCGGAAATAACCGGATGGAGATCAACTCAGATAATATAAAAACAAAGGTCATCGCACTTGGAGTTCCGACAGTTATATCGGTTCCGTCTATCATTGATGATTCTCTTGATGAGATCGCCGATGCATTTGATCAGATACATGGGAAGAAGCTGGTGAAAGAATTGTCCGAGCAGCAGAGATATCAGATCGCATATCATCTGGTAGAACCGGAGCTTGCGGATATGTTTGTTACTCCAAAAAATATTGATGAACTGGTAAGACGAATCAGCTTCACAATATCCGAAGCAATAAATGGTATTATTTTCAGGAAGGACTCATATACTGATAAATAA
- a CDS encoding stage II sporulation protein P: MRNCQTRCEKRRMRYCFFLVIAFFAIWFAKCDDETKTDMLRQLLTGTISSDQKPNIQQEGKQHEEASCFLEDCLQEYCLAGAFVSCASEQETDIAETDIRKDLSKNVMREKREATASIAAMAGCRSYMQEKLADYDYIKNHFYVIDSTTNVSREELNGQDLASMDLTIDTEDKNYKVLIYHTHGTESFKDSEPGKVEDTVIGVGDYLTQLLEENYGVAVYHDTTAYDMTGGELDRSAAYDYAREGVQKILTEYPSIDVVIDIHRDGVAEDTYLITEIGGKKTAQIMFLNGVSRLNKNGDISYLANPYKTENLAFSLQMYLTAQANYGSFVRKIFVKGYRYNLDLKPRSLLVEVGSQTNTVEEAKNAMEPLSAILYKVLSGK; encoded by the coding sequence ATGAGAAACTGTCAGACAAGATGCGAAAAAAGAAGAATGCGTTATTGTTTTTTTCTGGTCATAGCCTTTTTTGCAATATGGTTTGCAAAATGTGATGATGAGACAAAGACGGATATGCTGCGACAGCTTCTGACAGGAACGATATCGTCGGATCAGAAGCCGAATATACAGCAGGAGGGAAAGCAACATGAAGAAGCATCCTGTTTTTTAGAAGATTGTTTGCAGGAATATTGCCTTGCAGGTGCATTTGTGTCCTGTGCATCAGAACAGGAGACGGATATTGCAGAGACGGACATTCGGAAGGATCTATCGAAAAATGTCATGCGGGAGAAAAGAGAAGCGACAGCATCGATAGCTGCGATGGCAGGATGTCGCAGTTATATGCAGGAAAAGCTTGCTGATTATGATTATATAAAAAATCACTTCTATGTGATCGACAGTACGACAAATGTATCCAGGGAAGAATTAAACGGGCAGGATCTTGCCTCTATGGATCTGACGATCGATACAGAGGATAAGAACTATAAGGTGCTGATCTATCATACACACGGAACGGAGAGCTTTAAAGATTCCGAGCCGGGCAAGGTTGAGGATACCGTGATCGGCGTTGGTGATTACCTGACGCAGCTTCTCGAAGAGAATTACGGGGTGGCAGTCTATCACGATACGACAGCCTACGATATGACCGGTGGGGAGCTGGATCGAAGCGCGGCATATGATTATGCAAGAGAGGGAGTTCAGAAGATTCTTACGGAATACCCGTCTATTGATGTCGTGATCGATATTCACAGAGACGGTGTAGCCGAGGATACATATCTGATCACGGAGATCGGGGGAAAAAAGACTGCGCAGATTATGTTTTTAAACGGAGTGAGCCGATTAAATAAGAACGGAGATATATCATATCTGGCAAATCCATACAAAACAGAAAATCTTGCCTTCAGTCTGCAGATGTATCTGACGGCACAGGCAAATTATGGGTCCTTTGTAAGAAAGATATTTGTTAAGGGATATCGATATAACCTGGATCTGAAGCCCCGGTCGTTATTAGTAGAGGTCGGCAGCCAGACGAATACGGTAGAAGAGGCAAAAAATGCCATGGAACCGCTGTCTGCAATTCTTTACAAAGTATTGAGCGGAAAGTGA
- the spoVAD gene encoding stage V sporulation protein AD: MNRMIGKQSVSFTDPPYILGEASVCGPKEADGPLAGYFDIVSEDPTFGKDSWEEGESEMVKQAVELAIKKAGKEKSDIRYLFAGDLLGQLIATTFGVKDMDIPIFGLYGACSTCGEGLSLAAMTVAAGYADYAVSATSSHYGSAEKQFRFPLEYGNQRPLSATWTVTGSGAFVIGSKKDDDAPVSVRIKGVTTGKIVDYGVKDSFNMGACMAPAAADLIYQNLQDFDVKPTYYDRIITGDLGKIGRKILIDLLKDNGVDISRQHMDCGIEIFDNEEQDTHSGGSGCGCSAITLAGYILKQLREGSWKRVLFVPTGALLSTVSYNEGQNIPGIAHGVIIERE, from the coding sequence ATGAACAGGATGATAGGAAAACAGAGTGTTAGTTTTACGGATCCCCCATATATATTGGGAGAGGCATCTGTCTGCGGACCGAAAGAAGCAGACGGACCGCTTGCGGGATATTTTGATATCGTATCGGAAGATCCGACATTTGGAAAAGATTCATGGGAAGAAGGAGAGAGCGAGATGGTAAAGCAAGCAGTGGAGCTTGCGATCAAAAAGGCAGGTAAAGAGAAATCTGATATCCGTTATCTGTTCGCAGGAGATCTGCTGGGGCAGCTGATCGCGACAACCTTCGGTGTCAAGGATATGGATATACCGATCTTTGGTTTATATGGAGCCTGTTCGACCTGCGGTGAGGGTTTATCACTTGCGGCGATGACAGTTGCGGCAGGATATGCAGATTATGCTGTCTCGGCAACCTCCAGTCATTATGGAAGTGCGGAGAAACAGTTCCGGTTTCCACTGGAATACGGAAATCAGCGTCCGTTGTCCGCGACATGGACGGTAACCGGAAGCGGAGCATTTGTAATAGGAAGTAAAAAAGATGATGATGCACCTGTATCTGTCAGGATCAAAGGAGTTACAACAGGGAAGATCGTTGATTATGGTGTAAAAGATTCCTTTAATATGGGAGCATGTATGGCCCCTGCTGCGGCAGATTTGATCTATCAGAATCTACAGGATTTTGATGTGAAACCGACATATTATGATCGGATCATTACCGGCGATCTGGGAAAGATCGGTCGGAAAATTTTGATTGATCTGCTAAAAGATAATGGTGTAGATATCAGCAGACAGCATATGGATTGTGGAATTGAGATATTTGATAATGAAGAACAGGATACACATTCAGGCGGCTCGGGATGCGGCTGTTCGGCGATCACACTTGCAGGGTATATATTAAAACAGCTTCGTGAGGGTTCATGGAAAAGGGTACTTTTCGTGCCTACGGGAGCCCTTCTGTCTACGGTCAGTTACAACGAAGGTCAGAATATACCGGGTATTGCACATGGTGTAATAATAGAAAGGGAGTAG
- the lepA gene encoding translation elongation factor 4, giving the protein MAHIDQSKIRNFCIIAHIDHGKSTLADRIIEKTGLLTEREMQNQVLDNMDLERERGITIKAQCVRTIYKAQDGEEYIFNLIDTPGHVDFNYEVSRSLAACEGAILVVDAAQGIEAQTLANVYLAIDHDLDVMPVINKIDLPSAEPERVVNEIEDVIGIEAQDAPRISAKNGINIDQVLEQIVTKIPAPAGDPEKPLQALIFDSIYDSYKGVIIFCRLFDGVVKRGTSIRMMATGAVAEVVEVGIFGAGRFVPCDELSAGMVGYITASLKNVRDTTVGDTVTDNDNPCAEALPGYKKAQPMVYCGLYPADGAKYPDLRDALEKLQLNDASLSFEPETSIALGFGFRCGFLGLLHLEIIQERLEREFNLDLVTTAPGVVYRVHTTDGKMIELTNPSNLPDPSNIEYMEEPFVSAEIMVTTEYVGAIMQLCQERRGVYQGMEYMEETRALLRYDLPLNEIIYDFFDALKSRSRGYASFDYEMKGYVRSELVKLDILINKEEVDALSFILHQDTAYERGRKMCEKLKQEIPRHLFEIPIQAAIGNKVIARETVRAVRKDVLAKCYGGDISRKKKLLEKQKEGKKRMRQIGNVEIPQQAFMSVLKLDEE; this is encoded by the coding sequence ATGGCTCATATAGATCAGTCAAAGATACGAAACTTTTGCATTATAGCGCATATCGATCATGGTAAATCGACACTTGCGGACAGGATTATAGAAAAGACTGGCTTATTGACTGAACGTGAGATGCAGAATCAGGTGCTTGATAATATGGATCTGGAGCGGGAACGTGGAATCACGATCAAGGCACAGTGCGTTCGTACGATCTATAAAGCACAGGATGGAGAAGAATATATCTTCAATCTGATCGATACCCCGGGGCATGTTGATTTTAATTATGAAGTATCAAGAAGTCTGGCTGCCTGCGAGGGTGCGATCCTGGTTGTGGATGCAGCACAGGGAATCGAGGCACAGACACTTGCAAATGTATATCTTGCGATCGATCACGATCTGGATGTTATGCCGGTTATCAATAAGATCGATCTTCCTTCGGCCGAACCGGAACGTGTGGTAAATGAGATTGAAGATGTGATCGGAATCGAAGCGCAGGATGCTCCGAGAATTTCGGCAAAGAATGGTATCAATATCGATCAGGTCTTAGAGCAGATCGTTACGAAGATCCCGGCACCAGCAGGAGATCCGGAAAAACCGCTTCAGGCACTTATATTTGACAGTATTTACGATTCATATAAAGGTGTTATCATATTCTGCCGTTTATTCGACGGTGTGGTAAAACGTGGGACGTCCATCCGCATGATGGCAACCGGAGCTGTTGCAGAGGTAGTAGAAGTAGGAATCTTCGGGGCTGGCAGATTCGTTCCATGTGATGAATTATCGGCAGGAATGGTAGGCTATATCACTGCCAGCTTAAAGAATGTCAGAGATACTACAGTCGGTGATACCGTTACAGATAACGACAATCCATGCGCAGAGGCGCTTCCGGGATATAAGAAGGCACAGCCTATGGTCTACTGCGGACTTTATCCGGCAGATGGAGCCAAATACCCGGATCTTCGCGATGCATTGGAGAAGCTTCAGTTAAATGATGCGTCCTTAAGCTTTGAGCCGGAGACATCGATCGCACTTGGTTTCGGTTTCCGTTGCGGTTTCCTTGGACTTCTGCATCTGGAGATCATACAGGAGCGGTTGGAGCGCGAGTTCAATCTGGATCTTGTTACGACTGCGCCGGGCGTTGTTTACCGTGTGCATACAACGGATGGCAAGATGATCGAACTGACGAATCCGTCCAATCTGCCGGATCCGTCGAATATCGAATATATGGAAGAGCCGTTTGTATCCGCGGAGATCATGGTCACTACAGAATATGTAGGTGCGATCATGCAGCTCTGTCAGGAACGCCGTGGCGTATATCAGGGAATGGAATATATGGAAGAAACCAGAGCACTGCTTCGGTATGACCTTCCGTTAAATGAGATCATCTATGATTTCTTTGATGCATTAAAATCAAGATCCAGAGGCTATGCGTCCTTTGACTATGAGATGAAGGGCTATGTGCGGAGCGAGCTTGTAAAACTTGATATCCTGATCAATAAAGAAGAGGTCGATGCGTTATCCTTCATTCTTCATCAGGATACTGCTTACGAACGCGGAAGAAAGATGTGCGAGAAGTTAAAGCAGGAGATCCCAAGACATTTATTTGAGATTCCGATCCAGGCAGCGATCGGCAACAAGGTCATTGCCAGAGAGACGGTAAGAGCAGTCAGAAAGGATGTCCTTGCAAAATGTTACGGCGGAGATATCTCCCGTAAGAAGAAGCTTCTGGAGAAACAGAAGGAAGGTAAGAAACGTATGCGTCAGATCGGAAATGTAGAGATTCCGCAGCAGGCGTTTATGAGCGTATTAAAACTTGATGAGGAATAA
- the spoVAE gene encoding stage V sporulation protein AE, with amino-acid sequence MDYIKAFIIGGLICVLVQILMDNTKLLPGRIMVLLVCTGAVLGAIGVYEPFLEFAGCGASVPLSGFGYNLWKGIKEAVDQDGFIGLFRGGFKMAAVGTSAALIFSYIASLIFKPKMTK; translated from the coding sequence ATGGATTATATAAAAGCATTTATTATTGGTGGATTGATCTGTGTTCTGGTTCAGATCCTTATGGATAATACAAAGCTGTTGCCGGGACGTATAATGGTACTTCTTGTCTGTACGGGAGCGGTTCTCGGTGCGATAGGGGTGTATGAACCATTTTTAGAATTTGCAGGCTGTGGAGCATCCGTTCCCTTATCGGGATTTGGATATAACCTCTGGAAGGGAATCAAAGAAGCGGTAGATCAGGATGGATTCATAGGGCTGTTCCGGGGAGGCTTTAAAATGGCAGCAGTGGGAACCTCCGCGGCATTGATCTTTTCCTATATAGCCTCACTGATATTTAAACCAAAGATGACGAAATAG
- a CDS encoding ABC transporter ATP-binding protein, with translation MIKETNEQQTAVIIEINELNYTYPGTEQPLWEKNLTFVLRKGEIVGLAGQNGSGKSTLLRMLASFIPRKKGSCSGQINVTDISGRDMACVIDRPSFFSDLSVRDNIKMMEHMNGDKQLTDEALIDLLGIHEFDRIKASKLSLGNKQKLALCLAIHKETRLALLDEPLNGLDPFTRASFLSYLEKRRKQGMAVILTSHIPGDLEQVCDRIIYL, from the coding sequence ATGATAAAAGAGACGAATGAGCAGCAGACTGCTGTTATTATAGAAATAAATGAACTGAATTATACCTATCCTGGAACAGAACAGCCGTTGTGGGAGAAGAATCTGACATTTGTACTGCGAAAAGGCGAGATTGTCGGACTGGCGGGACAAAATGGAAGTGGAAAGAGCACGTTACTTCGTATGTTGGCGAGCTTTATTCCCCGGAAAAAGGGCAGCTGCTCAGGACAGATAAATGTAACAGATATATCCGGCAGAGATATGGCATGTGTGATCGACAGACCCTCTTTTTTTTCAGACCTTTCCGTGCGTGATAATATAAAAATGATGGAGCATATGAACGGAGATAAGCAGCTTACGGATGAAGCTTTGATCGATCTTTTGGGTATCCATGAATTTGACCGGATCAAAGCATCTAAGCTGTCACTTGGCAATAAACAGAAGCTTGCGCTTTGTCTTGCAATCCATAAAGAGACAAGACTGGCGTTGCTTGATGAACCGTTGAACGGGCTTGATCCGTTTACGAGAGCATCGTTTTTATCTTATCTGGAGAAACGAAGAAAACAAGGAATGGCGGTTATTCTTACCAGCCACATACCCGGAGATCTGGAACAGGTCTGTGACCGGATTATTTATCTGTAA
- the hemW gene encoding radical SAM family heme chaperone HemW — MRKKLSIYIHIPFCVKKCVYCDFLSFGADDPQINRSGAVRKAYVQSICRELLSYKSISKDYIVKTIFIGGGTPSILLPGEIMNILATLRSIFKVDEEAEITIEVNPGTLTAIKAAEYLAAGINRMSIGLQSAHNDELAMLGRIHTYEQFLTSYQTARDAGFRNINVDLISAIPGQTLHSYLDTLERVLKCRPEHISSYSLIVEDGTPLAGDQKLLSKLPDEETDREMYEATGKVLEMSGYKRYEISNYAKPGYECRHNIVYWTMDEYIGIGIGAASFFNGRRYSNTSDIKQYVDTMEEVFEKRSIDEAYRIPELLSIRHIDETVDIDTLMEEYVIFGLRMTRGISAADFYERFGHSLYDVYGDIIRGYVASGHMKDEKGMVCFTRKGIDVSNRILVDFLQDKDK; from the coding sequence ATGAGAAAAAAACTGAGCATTTATATACATATTCCGTTTTGTGTTAAGAAGTGTGTATATTGTGATTTCCTGTCTTTTGGTGCGGATGACCCGCAGATCAACCGGAGCGGTGCGGTCAGAAAGGCATATGTCCAGAGCATTTGCAGAGAATTATTAAGCTATAAAAGCATATCAAAGGACTATATTGTAAAAACGATATTTATAGGCGGAGGAACTCCGTCTATACTTTTACCGGGCGAGATCATGAATATATTGGCGACCCTTAGAAGCATTTTTAAAGTGGACGAAGAAGCTGAGATTACGATTGAGGTGAATCCGGGTACCCTGACTGCGATCAAAGCAGCGGAATATCTGGCGGCCGGGATCAATCGTATGAGTATCGGACTGCAGTCCGCACACAATGATGAGCTTGCCATGCTTGGCAGGATACATACATATGAACAGTTTCTGACATCCTATCAGACAGCACGTGACGCAGGCTTCAGAAATATCAATGTCGACCTGATCTCTGCGATCCCGGGGCAGACGCTTCATTCCTACCTGGATACACTAGAGCGTGTATTGAAGTGCAGACCGGAGCATATCTCTTCATATAGCCTGATCGTGGAAGATGGAACACCGCTTGCGGGGGATCAGAAACTCCTTTCAAAGCTTCCGGATGAGGAAACAGACCGTGAAATGTATGAAGCAACCGGAAAGGTACTCGAGATGTCAGGATATAAAAGGTATGAGATTTCAAATTATGCAAAGCCCGGATATGAATGCAGACATAATATCGTATACTGGACGATGGATGAATATATCGGGATCGGTATAGGTGCGGCTTCCTTTTTTAACGGAAGAAGATATTCGAATACGTCAGATATAAAACAGTATGTCGATACGATGGAGGAAGTATTTGAAAAACGCTCGATCGATGAAGCGTACCGGATACCGGAGCTGCTTTCAATCAGACATATTGATGAAACTGTAGATATTGATACATTGATGGAAGAGTATGTGATATTTGGGCTTAGAATGACCAGAGGGATCAGTGCGGCGGATTTCTATGAACGATTCGGCCATTCCTTATATGATGTTTATGGGGATATTATAAGAGGGTATGTGGCAAGCGGACATATGAAAGATGAAAAGGGGATGGTATGTTTTACCAGAAAGGGAATCGATGTAAGTAACAGGATTCTTGTAGATTTTTTACAGGATAAAGATAAATGA
- a CDS encoding PBP1A family penicillin-binding protein — protein sequence MDFSKKGVEKKQKALVSKLPRNKKKLTVSLFKAMLVLFLAIIVLGIGAGFGALKGILDDTPEVNAKDLIPKGYQTTLYDQDGKELKVLASFDANREYVYYDDIPENLVNAFIAIEDQRFWEHNGIDVQGIMRAFAHGLQSGDFDQGASTLTQQLIKNQIFNVGLDEKTMFDKIERKVQEQYLAVEIEKVLPKKSIAEYYLNTIYLGQGRYGVETASQYYFNKQLKDLTISECAVLAAIPQNPSKFDPVVFPEENAKRRLMVLDKMSELNMISQSDYDTAIADDVYAEIKKVSSIKKSSPTKINSYYIDEVINQLEDDFMAMGYSKSEADSMIYSGGLQVHTCQDTEIQDICDTVLNDEDNYPTDSYQLSYALTLVDDNGEQYNYSQNMMVTWFQEEKGQSSFDLIFSSEDDARAAADEYKAHLIAETGYKEQLESYKVTVEPQISFTLMDQETGQVKAIVGGRGEKTEDRSFNRATEATRQPGSTFKVVAAFLPALDGCGMSLATVYKDEPYTYTNGGEVRNWYSGYRGPSTIRQAIQNSMNILAVKTITDVTPELAYEYLLKLGFTTLVKSRTNSSGGIESDINQSLALGGLTDGITNLEITAAYATIANEGNYIKPVFYTEVYDHDGNLLIDNRKPEESAVISPQNAWLLTSAMHDVVTIGTGTAANLSCGLYTAGKTGTTSSNYDAWFCGYTPYYTASIWIGFDVNTNFAAGNYHKNMWRKIMDEITEVKGLDTSKTFEMPDGIVRATVCKDTGLLPVEGCDTVTDYFAKGTVPKKKCGGNKKIVICNESHKPATNTCKETTTYYYTVDDDGKIEILDADFEYDQNILKEKCPLHPEEEETEDTTEEEKKEYKISSSSEGGGSISPTTTVKKGKSTTFYITPDKGYTISDVIVDGSSVGAVTSYKFSKVKGNHTIKAVFKKKDKPTTEEPTTEPPTPEPTTEPTTEPPTPEPTTEPTTNPTAEPETSSDGE from the coding sequence ATGGATTTTAGCAAAAAGGGCGTGGAAAAGAAACAGAAAGCTCTCGTTTCTAAACTACCCCGAAATAAAAAGAAACTGACGGTTTCTCTGTTCAAGGCAATGCTTGTCTTATTTCTGGCGATCATTGTTCTTGGTATCGGAGCCGGCTTCGGTGCACTAAAGGGTATTCTGGATGATACACCGGAGGTAAATGCAAAGGATCTGATCCCGAAAGGATATCAGACAACCCTGTACGATCAGGACGGCAAGGAACTCAAAGTTCTTGCAAGCTTCGATGCAAATCGCGAATATGTCTACTATGATGATATTCCGGAAAATCTGGTCAATGCATTTATCGCTATCGAAGATCAACGTTTCTGGGAACATAACGGTATCGACGTTCAGGGTATCATGCGTGCATTTGCCCATGGTCTTCAGTCAGGTGACTTCGATCAGGGTGCAAGTACTCTGACACAGCAGCTGATCAAGAACCAGATCTTCAATGTCGGTCTGGATGAGAAAACCATGTTTGACAAGATCGAACGTAAGGTTCAGGAACAGTATCTCGCTGTTGAGATTGAAAAAGTCCTGCCAAAGAAAAGTATCGCTGAATACTATCTGAATACTATCTACCTTGGTCAGGGACGATACGGAGTAGAAACCGCATCCCAGTATTATTTTAATAAACAGTTAAAAGACCTGACGATCTCCGAGTGTGCGGTTCTCGCTGCAATCCCTCAGAACCCAAGCAAATTTGATCCGGTTGTATTTCCGGAAGAAAATGCAAAAAGACGTCTGATGGTTCTGGATAAAATGTCAGAGCTGAACATGATCTCCCAGTCAGATTATGATACAGCAATTGCCGATGATGTATATGCTGAGATCAAAAAGGTATCATCCATAAAGAAATCATCACCGACAAAGATAAACTCCTATTACATCGATGAAGTAATTAACCAGCTGGAAGATGACTTCATGGCAATGGGATATTCCAAATCAGAAGCAGACAGTATGATCTACTCCGGCGGTCTGCAAGTTCATACCTGTCAGGATACAGAGATTCAGGATATCTGTGATACTGTATTAAATGATGAGGACAACTATCCAACTGACAGTTACCAGCTCTCCTATGCACTGACTCTCGTAGATGACAATGGTGAACAGTATAACTACAGTCAGAACATGATGGTAACATGGTTCCAGGAAGAAAAAGGACAGTCTTCTTTCGACCTGATCTTCTCAAGTGAGGATGACGCAAGAGCTGCCGCTGATGAATACAAAGCACATCTGATTGCTGAGACCGGATACAAAGAACAGCTCGAAAGCTATAAGGTAACCGTTGAACCACAGATTTCCTTCACATTGATGGATCAGGAAACCGGTCAGGTAAAAGCAATCGTCGGTGGTCGTGGTGAAAAGACAGAAGATCGTTCCTTTAACCGTGCAACCGAAGCAACCAGACAGCCCGGTTCTACATTCAAAGTCGTTGCCGCTTTCCTCCCTGCACTGGACGGATGTGGTATGAGCCTTGCAACAGTATACAAAGATGAACCATACACCTATACAAATGGCGGCGAAGTCAGGAACTGGTACAGTGGCTACCGTGGTCCAAGCACGATCCGACAGGCTATTCAGAATTCCATGAATATTCTTGCTGTTAAGACGATCACCGATGTTACACCGGAGCTTGCCTACGAGTATCTGTTAAAGCTTGGATTTACAACTCTTGTAAAGAGCCGTACAAATTCAAGTGGCGGTATTGAATCTGATATCAACCAGTCTCTCGCTCTTGGCGGTCTGACAGATGGTATCACAAATCTTGAGATCACAGCTGCATATGCTACGATCGCAAATGAAGGTAATTATATCAAGCCTGTCTTCTATACAGAAGTATATGACCATGACGGAAACCTGCTGATCGATAACCGGAAGCCGGAAGAATCCGCAGTTATTTCACCTCAGAATGCATGGTTATTAACAAGTGCAATGCATGATGTAGTAACGATCGGTACCGGTACTGCCGCAAACCTTTCATGTGGTCTTTATACAGCAGGTAAGACAGGTACAACTTCCAGTAACTATGATGCATGGTTCTGTGGATACACTCCATACTATACCGCATCTATCTGGATAGGATTCGATGTGAATACAAACTTTGCCGCAGGAAACTATCATAAGAATATGTGGCGTAAGATCATGGATGAAATTACAGAAGTCAAAGGCTTAGATACTTCAAAGACATTCGAAATGCCGGATGGAATTGTTCGTGCAACCGTTTGTAAGGATACCGGTCTTCTTCCGGTAGAAGGCTGCGATACAGTTACAGATTATTTTGCAAAGGGAACTGTTCCAAAAAAGAAATGTGGTGGTAATAAAAAGATTGTGATCTGTAATGAATCTCATAAGCCTGCAACAAACACATGTAAAGAAACAACCACTTATTATTATACAGTTGATGACGATGGCAAGATTGAGATCCTTGATGCCGACTTCGAATACGATCAGAATATTTTAAAGGAAAAATGTCCACTTCATCCTGAGGAAGAAGAAACGGAGGATACCACAGAGGAAGAAAAGAAAGAGTACAAGATCTCCTCATCTTCAGAAGGCGGCGGTTCGATCTCACCGACAACAACCGTTAAAAAGGGCAAATCAACAACCTTCTATATCACACCTGATAAGGGATATACCATTTCAGATGTAATCGTAGATGGAAGCTCCGTCGGTGCTGTAACCTCTTACAAATTCTCGAAGGTAAAGGGAAATCATACGATCAAGGCTGTCTTCAAGAAGAAAGACAAGCCTACGACAGAGGAACCTACCACAGAACCTCCGACACCGGAGCCTACTACAGAACCTACTACGGAACCTCCGACACCGGAGCCTACTACAGAACCTACTACAAATCCTACAGCAGAGCCTGAAACAAGCTCGGACGGTGAGTAA